In Pseudomonadota bacterium, a single window of DNA contains:
- a CDS encoding class I mannose-6-phosphate isomerase, translating into MNELLPLLLEPNNFAPEERTPWGGNKLVRGTKAGLARGSAAAAGAGSVGEAWELSLGPELPSRLLEGGAPLANAIRTSPLEWLGAEARLGRAGTALMVKLIDTREPLSLQVHPPDSYEGLGPDESGKEECWYVLDCRPGSGVMLGFRPGVTRARVARCLAAGRDPSHMLQFVHVAPGDFLMVAPGTPHAIGEGLTLAEVQHVLPGHRGVTYRYWDWGRRYDEDGKPSTGGESRTLHVESSLAVTAWDTHVNPERARARMGRVNRHAQPAIQWLCGTGTARVASTRLRVGIVAGHGSLPLPAANVLRALTVFDGRIELLSRPRCSVPCGYTAVLPASLGPLTARLHGAHAMLSAVLIPHPDRSELPAKA; encoded by the coding sequence GTGAACGAACTGCTGCCCTTGCTGCTCGAACCGAACAACTTCGCACCCGAAGAGCGCACGCCGTGGGGTGGCAACAAGCTGGTGCGAGGGACCAAAGCCGGTCTGGCGCGAGGGAGCGCGGCCGCAGCGGGCGCCGGCTCCGTGGGCGAAGCGTGGGAGCTGTCCCTGGGTCCCGAGCTCCCGAGCCGGCTGCTGGAAGGTGGGGCGCCGCTCGCAAACGCGATCCGGACGAGCCCGCTCGAGTGGCTGGGCGCCGAGGCCCGTCTCGGGCGTGCCGGGACAGCCCTGATGGTCAAGCTCATCGACACCCGCGAACCGTTGTCGCTACAGGTTCACCCGCCTGACAGCTACGAAGGGCTGGGGCCTGACGAATCGGGAAAGGAGGAGTGCTGGTACGTGCTGGACTGTAGACCGGGGTCCGGGGTGATGCTCGGTTTCCGTCCCGGTGTGACGCGGGCGCGGGTTGCCCGCTGTCTCGCAGCTGGCCGCGATCCGTCCCACATGCTGCAGTTCGTGCACGTCGCTCCGGGCGATTTCTTGATGGTCGCGCCAGGAACCCCTCACGCCATCGGCGAGGGCCTCACGTTGGCTGAGGTCCAACATGTGCTCCCGGGACACCGGGGCGTGACCTACCGCTACTGGGATTGGGGGCGGCGCTACGACGAGGACGGGAAACCGAGCACAGGGGGTGAGTCGCGAACGCTGCATGTCGAGTCCTCCCTGGCGGTCACCGCCTGGGATACCCACGTGAATCCGGAGCGAGCTCGGGCCCGGATGGGCCGCGTAAACCGACACGCACAGCCGGCGATCCAGTGGCTTTGTGGTACCGGGACAGCACGGGTGGCCTCCACGCGGTTGCGCGTGGGCATCGTAGCAGGTCACGGATCGCTTCCACTGCCCGCGGCCAATGTGCTTAGAGCACTCACGGTGTTCGATGGGCGAATCGAGCTGCTCTCACGTCCCCGCTGCAGCGTGCCTTGCGGCTACACGGCCGTGCTGCCGGCCAGTTTGGGGCCGCTAACAGCGCGGCTCCACGGCGCCCACGCCATGCTCAGCGCCGTCCTGATTCCGCATCCAGACCGAAGCGAGCTGCCCGCGAAAGCATGA
- a CDS encoding FAD-dependent oxidoreductase, producing the protein MPLAMARRNDEEALTRAAPWWRFDRPMSQPPVQILGAGLTGMSAAYHLGDDCEVHEKQRRAGGHVVTDEDRGFRFDRTGHLLHLRDPDISSWVKQLLGEDALQISRRSRVFSHGTYTRYPYQANTFGLPPAVAYECLMGFLEALARREQMPEPASLEDYFLKFFGAGFSRHFMVPYNTKLWGVHPREITADWCSRFVPLPTLEDVIAGAVGLGGRELGYNATFTYPRRGIGTLSDAMRDLLGSTIRLGSAPRSIDWRAKRLIFEDRAVPYSVLISSAPLNKLVALLSGPPPEIIAAAAKLRCNGLYYLDVALDVPCGVDLHWAYVPEERFPFYRVGCYSNFSAEMAPEAKANLYVELSSRSPPDLRDLSPQIVQGLVEMGLVRSSDDVLFMRLRHMEHAYVVFDHEYYGALACIQDFLTHENILSAGRYGGWNYSSMEDALIYGREAAVRARALIG; encoded by the coding sequence GTGCCGCTGGCAATGGCGAGGCGCAACGACGAGGAAGCCTTGACGCGAGCCGCGCCCTGGTGGAGATTCGACCGCCCCATGAGCCAGCCGCCCGTTCAGATCCTCGGCGCAGGCCTGACAGGAATGTCCGCGGCATACCATCTGGGCGACGACTGCGAAGTACACGAGAAGCAGCGACGCGCGGGCGGTCACGTGGTCACCGACGAGGACCGGGGCTTTCGCTTCGACCGCACCGGCCACCTGCTGCACCTCCGCGACCCCGACATCAGCAGCTGGGTCAAGCAACTGCTCGGTGAAGATGCGCTTCAGATCAGTCGGCGCAGCAGAGTCTTCAGCCATGGCACCTATACGCGCTATCCCTACCAGGCCAACACCTTCGGACTGCCGCCAGCGGTAGCCTACGAATGCCTCATGGGATTCCTCGAGGCCCTGGCCCGGCGCGAGCAGATGCCCGAGCCCGCCAGCCTCGAAGACTACTTCCTGAAGTTCTTCGGGGCAGGATTCAGCCGCCACTTCATGGTGCCCTACAACACCAAGCTGTGGGGCGTTCATCCACGTGAGATCACGGCCGACTGGTGTTCGCGCTTCGTCCCCCTGCCGACGCTGGAGGACGTGATCGCGGGTGCCGTGGGGCTCGGCGGCCGGGAGCTCGGATACAACGCGACCTTCACCTATCCGCGTCGCGGCATCGGAACCCTGAGCGATGCCATGCGCGATCTGCTAGGCAGTACGATCCGTCTTGGCAGCGCGCCACGCAGCATCGACTGGAGGGCCAAACGCCTGATCTTTGAAGACCGAGCCGTTCCCTACTCCGTGTTGATCTCGAGCGCACCGCTGAACAAGCTGGTCGCGCTGCTGAGTGGGCCGCCCCCGGAAATCATCGCGGCCGCAGCCAAGCTCCGCTGCAACGGGCTCTATTACCTGGACGTGGCCCTCGACGTCCCCTGCGGCGTGGACCTGCACTGGGCTTATGTCCCCGAAGAGCGTTTCCCGTTCTACCGCGTCGGCTGCTACTCGAACTTCAGCGCCGAGATGGCCCCGGAGGCAAAGGCCAACCTGTACGTGGAGCTCTCGTCGCGAAGCCCACCCGATCTACGTGACCTCAGCCCGCAGATCGTGCAGGGGCTCGTGGAGATGGGCCTAGTTCGCAGCAGCGACGATGTGCTGTTCATGCGCTTGCGGCACATGGAGCACGCGTACGTGGTCTTCGACCACGAATACTATGGTGCGCTCGCGTGCATACAGGACTTCCTAACACACGAGAATATCCTCAGCGCGGGGCGCTACGGCGGCTGGAACTACTCCTCCATGGAGGACGCGCTGATCTACGGGCGTGAGGCGGCGGTCCGAGCGCGAGCGTTGATCGGATGA
- a CDS encoding glycosyltransferase, whose translation MIYRDQAPYVTVVIPVYDEETILESAVRELLGRLDRFGWSYELVLSENGSTDATRQIASDLAREFPQVRQLNTEGANYGRALQRGILEARGQYVICDEIDLCDTDFHQRAMAILETGGTDFVVGSKVAAGSEDQRPLVRRLGTLIINGLLRALLGFKGTDTHGLKAFRRRALSDLAERCVVDRDLFASEFVIRSERAGIGIREIPVRVLEKRPPSIHLLRRVPNVLFNMGRLVLAIRLKS comes from the coding sequence ATGATCTACCGAGACCAGGCACCCTACGTTACGGTCGTGATTCCGGTCTACGACGAGGAGACGATTCTCGAATCCGCGGTGAGGGAGCTCCTGGGTCGTCTCGATCGCTTTGGTTGGTCCTATGAGCTTGTGCTCTCCGAAAACGGATCCACCGACGCGACCCGCCAAATCGCATCGGATCTGGCTCGAGAGTTTCCGCAGGTGCGGCAGCTGAACACCGAGGGTGCGAACTACGGCCGCGCGCTGCAGAGGGGAATTCTAGAAGCGCGGGGGCAGTATGTGATTTGTGACGAGATCGATCTGTGCGACACGGATTTCCACCAGCGCGCCATGGCGATCCTGGAAACCGGGGGCACGGACTTCGTCGTGGGATCCAAAGTCGCCGCCGGGTCCGAAGACCAGCGCCCGCTTGTGCGCAGGCTGGGAACGTTGATCATCAACGGCCTGCTGCGCGCGTTGCTCGGTTTCAAAGGCACCGACACCCACGGGCTCAAGGCCTTTCGCAGGCGCGCGCTCAGCGACCTTGCCGAACGCTGCGTGGTCGATCGGGACCTGTTTGCGAGCGAGTTCGTCATCCGCAGCGAGCGGGCGGGCATCGGCATACGTGAGATACCGGTGCGGGTACTGGAAAAACGGCCGCCCTCCATTCACCTTCTGCGGCGGGTGCCCAACGTGCTGTTCAATATGGGACGCCTGGTGCTAGCCATTCGCCTCAAGAGCTAA